The Leishmania mexicana MHOM/GT/2001/U1103 complete genome, chromosome 6 genome includes a region encoding these proteins:
- a CDS encoding threonine ammonia-lyase, with product MPTFSDIMAARKALDGYVYETPIIESNALHGKTRHESVLLKCENLQRTGSYHVRGMTYRVIRAKEEDLGINNFVTHSSGNGGAALACAASNFQSTAHVIVPEDTNALITRSIRLYHGNFYYCKPDLQSRVEMEARLHAEFNKVAGKKRNQCMLVNPYSDEAIIAGHGTTGIELMLQTDCSVDCVVIPVGGGALLAGAAIAVKGMKPHVGVFAAELAVPPDHYTVFKRGEVIEARKLKGDEKRPKGNKHGIRTELTDLANSYIDRYVDGVVHVSKEEMCYAFRYVYERCKLVVDTNAAIAVAAVLACPPELSNYRRICIVLSGGNVDLNDVPKIATARL from the coding sequence ATGCCGACCTTTAGCGACATCATGGCGGCGCGCAAGGCGCTGGACGGGTACGTGTATGAGACACCGATCATCGAGAGCAACGCCCTGCATGGCAAGACGCGGCACGAGAGTGTCCTTCTCAAGTGCGAGAACCTGCAGCGCACTGGCAGCTACCACGTCCGCGGCATGACGTACCGCGTAATTCGTGCCAAGGAGGAGGATCTGGGCATCAACAATTTCGTTacccacagcagcggcaacggcggtgcagcgctggcgtgcgCGGCGAGCAACTTTCAGAGCACGGCGCACGTCATCGTCCCGGAGGACACGAACGCCCTCATCACGCGCAGCATTCGCCTCTACCACGGCAACTTTTATTACTGCAAGCCGGACCTGCAGAGTCGTGTGGAGATGGAGGCGCGGCTCCACGCGGAGTTCAACAAGGTCGCCGGCAAGAAACGCAACCAGTGCATGCTTGTGAACCCGTACAGCGACGAGGCTATCATCGCCGGCCACGGCACGACCGGCATCGAGCTGATGCTCCAGACAGACTGCTCGGTGGACTGCGTTGTTATCCCggtcggcggtggtgcgctgcTAGCGGGTGCGGCGATCGCCGTGAAGGGCATGAAGCCGCATGTCGGCGTCTTCGCGGCCGAGCTGGCTGTACCTCCGGATCACTACACGGTTTTCAAGCGCGGCGAGGTCATCGAGGCACGAAAGCTCAAGGGCGACGAGAAGCGCCCCAAGGGCAACAAGCACGGCATCCGAACGGAGCTGACAGACCTTGCAAACAGCTATATTGACCGCTacgtcgacggcgtcgtgcaCGTGTCGAAGGAGGAGATGTGCTACGCCTTCCGCTACGTGTACGAGCGTTGCAAGCTTGTTGTGGACACGAatgccgccatcgccgtggcggcggtgctggcctGCCCCCCGGAGCTGAGCAACTACCGCCGCATCTGCATTGTGCTCTCCGGCGGTAACGTGGACCTCAACGACGTGCCGAAGATTGCAACGGCGCGGCTGTaa